A genomic window from Terrisporobacter glycolicus ATCC 14880 = DSM 1288 includes:
- a CDS encoding glutaredoxin family protein produces MKKVEIYTSDTCIQCKKAKEYFENNNIVFIEYNISSNEEYKRELIKKGYLSVPVIVVNNQDILGFDVNRIKQLAGI; encoded by the coding sequence ATGAAAAAAGTAGAGATTTATACTAGTGATACTTGTATACAATGTAAAAAAGCAAAGGAATATTTTGAAAATAACAATATAGTATTTATAGAGTATAATATATCTTCTAATGAAGAATATAAGCGTGAATTAATAAAAAAGGGATATTTATCTGTTCCAGTTATAGTAGTAAATAATCAAGATATACTAGGATTTGATGTTAATAGAATTAAGCAACTGGCTGGCATATAA